In Rhodanobacter denitrificans, a single window of DNA contains:
- a CDS encoding LysM peptidoglycan-binding domain-containing protein: MNAARAKLHTMNTPIDAHALPSDTTGRWRKLALMVTMLATLGAGGCSSLRGAHSSVVTTPSSPPTATAASTAASASGGRSLATIGNQLQSGHYAEGEKALRHYLEQHPGDRAARAMLRQLTADPRQLLGERWRAHVVQPGDSYSTLAERYLGDANQFLILARYNGSTDPSRLRVGETLHMPLSADAAAAVPADAVLPTAIVRASESPATAARRLQEESVSLLGQGHRQQALARLDQALTLDPGLKPAGTGAAALRKQLLDSYHERAIVLYRDQQLDQAIALWDRILAIAPDYEPAIVYRTRARELKQRLKQY, translated from the coding sequence ATGAATGCCGCCAGAGCGAAGCTCCACACGATGAACACACCGATCGACGCCCACGCCCTGCCGTCTGACACCACCGGCCGATGGCGAAAGCTGGCGCTGATGGTGACGATGCTGGCCACGCTGGGCGCGGGCGGCTGCAGCTCGCTGCGCGGCGCGCATTCCTCGGTGGTGACCACGCCATCGTCCCCGCCGACGGCGACGGCGGCGTCAACGGCGGCCAGTGCGTCCGGCGGGCGGTCACTGGCCACGATCGGCAACCAGCTTCAGTCCGGACACTACGCCGAAGGCGAAAAGGCCCTGCGACACTACCTGGAACAGCATCCGGGCGACCGCGCGGCGCGCGCCATGCTGCGCCAGCTCACCGCCGATCCGCGGCAGCTGCTGGGCGAGCGCTGGCGCGCGCACGTGGTGCAGCCGGGCGACTCCTACAGCACCCTGGCCGAGCGTTATCTCGGCGACGCGAACCAGTTCCTGATCCTGGCCCGCTACAACGGCTCGACCGACCCTTCGCGGCTGCGCGTCGGCGAGACGCTGCACATGCCGCTGTCTGCCGATGCCGCGGCCGCGGTGCCGGCGGACGCCGTGCTGCCGACGGCGATCGTGCGGGCCAGCGAATCGCCGGCAACGGCGGCGCGCCGGCTGCAGGAGGAGAGCGTGTCCCTGCTCGGCCAGGGCCATCGGCAGCAGGCGCTGGCCCGCCTCGACCAGGCGTTGACCCTCGACCCCGGCCTGAAGCCGGCCGGGACCGGCGCGGCGGCGCTGCGCAAGCAACTGCTGGACTCGTACCACGAGCGCGCGATCGTGCTGTACCGCGATCAGCAGCTGGACCAGGCCATCGCGCTGTGGGACCGGATCCTGGCGATCGCGCCGGACTACGAGCCGGCGATCGTCTACCGCACCCGCGCGCGCGAACTCAAGCAGCGGCTCAAGCAATACTGA
- a CDS encoding TIGR03013 family XrtA/PEP-CTERM system glycosyltransferase yields the protein MLLVSVEFVLLLASVYAAVVLRYLGDAGAQDAFRQALHWRGLLVAAMLIVSMTALGLYQIHLRAGWLGRLSRQGVAFLLGGIALTVVYYMAPPAYLGRGVLGITLVVGYVVVALWRAAFLEFVDADLFKRRVVMFGAGECAVEVSHKMRRRTDQRGFKVLGYVPVGTDPVSISAPLLLHPDGALYEWAARFGVDEIVVGPDDRRGTLPVDALLECKQRGVAVTELTEFFEREAGRIKMDLTNPSWLVFSDGFNSSPVRRTIKRAFDVVVAALVLLVAWPLMLLTALAIRLESGRGVPILYHQERVGENGELFSLIKFRSMCIDAERDGVARWASKNDGRVTRVGHFIRNARLDELPQLWNVLRGDMSIIGPRPERPQFVTDFNTRIRYYRLRHCVKPGLTGWAQLRYPYGSSLEDAEQKLNFDLFYVKNHNLVFDLAILVQTVEVVLFGRGAR from the coding sequence TTGTTGCTGGTCTCGGTCGAGTTTGTACTGTTGCTGGCGAGTGTCTATGCCGCGGTGGTGCTGCGTTACCTGGGCGATGCCGGCGCCCAGGATGCATTCAGGCAAGCGTTGCACTGGCGGGGGCTGCTGGTGGCGGCGATGCTGATTGTCTCGATGACGGCGCTGGGGCTGTACCAGATCCATCTGCGGGCGGGCTGGCTCGGGCGGCTCAGTCGGCAAGGCGTTGCCTTCTTGCTGGGCGGTATTGCGCTTACCGTGGTGTACTACATGGCTCCTCCGGCCTATCTGGGTCGCGGGGTTCTGGGCATCACGCTGGTAGTGGGCTACGTCGTTGTGGCGTTGTGGCGGGCGGCATTCCTGGAGTTCGTGGACGCCGACCTGTTCAAGCGCCGGGTGGTGATGTTCGGTGCCGGCGAGTGCGCCGTCGAGGTGAGCCACAAGATGCGTCGCAGGACCGATCAGCGCGGGTTCAAGGTCCTGGGTTACGTGCCGGTCGGTACCGATCCGGTGTCCATTTCCGCGCCTTTGCTGCTGCATCCCGACGGGGCCCTGTACGAATGGGCGGCCCGCTTTGGCGTGGACGAAATCGTGGTGGGGCCGGACGATCGCCGCGGCACCTTGCCGGTGGACGCGTTGTTGGAATGCAAGCAGCGCGGCGTGGCAGTGACCGAGCTCACCGAGTTTTTCGAGCGCGAGGCCGGCAGGATCAAGATGGATCTCACCAACCCCTCGTGGCTGGTCTTTTCGGATGGCTTCAACAGCTCGCCGGTGCGGCGCACGATCAAGCGGGCTTTCGACGTGGTCGTCGCCGCGCTGGTCTTGCTGGTGGCGTGGCCATTGATGCTGTTGACGGCCCTGGCCATCCGGCTCGAGTCGGGTCGCGGCGTGCCGATCCTGTACCACCAGGAACGAGTGGGCGAAAACGGCGAGCTGTTTTCGCTGATCAAGTTCCGCAGCATGTGCATCGACGCCGAGCGCGACGGGGTGGCCCGCTGGGCCAGCAAGAACGACGGCCGGGTGACCCGGGTCGGGCATTTCATCCGCAACGCCCGGCTGGACGAGCTGCCGCAGCTCTGGAACGTGCTGCGCGGGGACATGAGCATCATTGGCCCGCGCCCGGAGCGGCCGCAGTTCGTGACCGACTTCAACACGCGCATCCGCTATTACCGCTTGCGCCATTGCGTGAAGCCGGGGCTGACCGGCTGGGCCCAGCTGCGCTACCCGTACGGTTCGTCCCTGGAGGACGCCGAGCAGAAGCTGAATTTCGACCTGTTTTACGTGAAAAACCACAACCTCGTGTTTGATCTGGCCATCCTGGTCCAGACCGTGGAAGTGGTGTTGTTCGGGCGTGGTGCACGCTGA
- a CDS encoding XrtA/PEP-CTERM system-associated ATPase: protein MYQAFYKLRGKPFQLTPDPGMLFPSKGHKRAMAYLLYGFEQGEGFVVITGAVGTGKTLLIQKLFEELSHRNLAVASIASANLDGDDILPAVASALDLPYDGRSKEALLQDVKRHLISLHARQAHALLVVDEAQTLTAAALEMLRILSNLEFKGRALLQIFLVGQTELRRVMVSNHMEQLRQRIIASHRLEPMSEEESRAYILHRLHTVGWSNDPDLAPEIFTGVYRASRGIPRKINLIMDRLLLHGYLEELHDLDQAALTVVLDEIRDEMPGVPPTLEVSAALQDLDLTRDAASSQRDGGLASMDLERSKFMLQLLREEVRRREVLLAASSMAPAVDEAVITDMRYPRSSQEGK from the coding sequence ATGTATCAGGCGTTCTACAAGCTGCGCGGCAAGCCTTTCCAGCTGACCCCGGATCCGGGAATGCTGTTTCCCAGCAAGGGCCACAAGCGCGCCATGGCGTACCTGCTCTACGGTTTCGAGCAGGGCGAAGGCTTCGTGGTGATCACCGGTGCAGTCGGCACCGGCAAGACGCTGCTCATCCAGAAGCTGTTCGAGGAACTCTCGCATCGCAACCTTGCCGTAGCCAGCATCGCCTCGGCCAATCTCGATGGCGACGACATCCTGCCGGCCGTGGCTTCGGCGCTGGACCTGCCCTATGACGGACGCAGCAAGGAGGCCCTGCTGCAGGATGTGAAGCGGCACCTTATTTCGCTGCACGCCCGTCAGGCGCATGCCCTGCTGGTGGTGGACGAGGCGCAGACGCTTACCGCGGCGGCACTGGAGATGCTGCGCATTCTGTCGAATCTCGAGTTCAAGGGCCGTGCGCTCCTGCAGATATTCCTGGTCGGCCAGACCGAACTGCGGCGCGTCATGGTCAGCAACCACATGGAACAGTTGCGTCAGCGCATCATCGCCTCCCATCGGCTTGAGCCGATGAGCGAGGAGGAAAGCCGCGCGTACATCCTGCACCGCCTGCATACCGTCGGCTGGAGCAACGATCCGGACTTGGCACCCGAAATTTTTACCGGGGTTTACCGGGCCAGCCGCGGGATCCCGCGCAAGATCAACCTCATCATGGACCGGCTGCTGCTGCACGGTTACCTGGAAGAACTGCACGACCTGGACCAGGCGGCGCTCACCGTCGTGCTCGACGAGATCCGCGACGAGATGCCGGGCGTGCCGCCGACACTGGAAGTATCCGCCGCGCTCCAGGACCTGGACCTGACGCGTGACGCCGCGTCATCGCAACGGGATGGCGGGCTCGCCTCGATGGATCTCGAACGCAGCAAATTCATGTTGCAGCTGCTGCGCGAAGAGGTCCGGCGCAGGGAAGTGCTGCTGGCTGCGTCGTCGATGGCACCGGCCGTGGACGAGGCCGTGATCACCGACATGCGCTATCCGCGTTCGAGCCAGGAAGGCAAATGA
- a CDS encoding XrtA/PEP-CTERM system exopolysaccharide export protein — MRPLPGNCVFWLMMAAALLLGGCRSAPVIDGSAAAPPTTTEHYIIGPGDSLEIFVRDNPSLSTTVPVRPDGRISIPLVQSIVAAGETPEKLAGDLESALSRYVRSPLVTVIVKSFVGAYSQQVRVVGQAAMPKAVPYRSGMTLLDVMIEVGGLAKFAAGNDAKVARRLPDGSEQTIPVRLGDLMNGAIKYNMVMHPGDILIIPQSLL, encoded by the coding sequence ATGAGACCGCTCCCGGGAAACTGCGTCTTCTGGCTGATGATGGCGGCTGCCTTGCTGCTTGGCGGCTGCAGAAGTGCACCGGTCATCGATGGGTCGGCCGCGGCGCCGCCGACGACGACGGAGCACTACATCATCGGTCCGGGCGACTCGCTGGAAATCTTCGTGCGCGACAATCCCAGCCTGAGCACCACGGTGCCGGTGCGCCCCGACGGACGTATCTCCATCCCGCTGGTGCAATCCATCGTGGCCGCCGGCGAAACCCCGGAAAAATTGGCTGGCGACCTGGAAAGCGCGTTGAGCCGCTACGTCCGTTCGCCGCTGGTGACCGTGATCGTCAAGAGTTTCGTCGGCGCCTATAGCCAGCAGGTGCGCGTCGTCGGGCAGGCAGCGATGCCCAAGGCGGTCCCGTACCGCAGCGGCATGACCCTGCTCGACGTGATGATCGAAGTCGGTGGCCTGGCCAAATTCGCCGCTGGCAACGACGCGAAGGTGGCGCGTCGTCTGCCCGACGGCAGCGAGCAGACCATCCCGGTGCGGCTCGGCGACCTGATGAACGGTGCCATCAAGTACAACATGGTCATGCACCCCGGCGACATCCTGATCATTCCGCAGTCATTGCTTTGA
- a CDS encoding protein kinase domain-containing protein, translated as MSEVAIPQQVGRYRIEGVLGEGAMAVVYAGFDPDIERKVAIKCLHREIAADPVYRRRFLVEARAAGHLTHPHIVTIFDVGETDDGRSYIAMERLSGETLASAVTREGFPSLPVIIDLVGQLAAALDYAHARGVLHHDVKPENIMLADGWSYAKISDFGIAERRGVLRDAGGVSAEVGGTPAYMALERLRGERTDARSDLFSLGVVLYWLLTGKLPWPDIGNPQQLVRKRLRSPRPPIRPRDPATPSILVSIVRTLLAPAAESRYQRGAEVIEDLRLAAREYEREREDPLATRIISLRLRWASSLGAILSLVLVLGLAAIYAKQSAAVTGVALDFGSSMGRMIASESAENLLLGDQAATRALVTDVSRNRQIRYLAIADRDGGVIASTQPQEVGQRLSAPDGEKYLPRSGDIQSYLSRTAGGREQGGMLLFDVPIHYQAKTVGDLRLGISNAALRAAQRTTLWVIAVVLVLTLAAVVGAAYWLFRRPLNTLDLLGDALLKVARGDFRHRIRLARRDELGRLFAAFNLMNGALQARQHRSGMAAPAAVEDVTRPTRIMSAASEEGAGES; from the coding sequence GTGAGCGAGGTCGCCATCCCGCAGCAGGTCGGCCGCTACCGCATCGAGGGTGTCCTCGGCGAAGGCGCGATGGCGGTCGTCTATGCCGGCTTCGACCCGGACATCGAGCGCAAGGTGGCGATCAAGTGCCTGCACCGCGAGATTGCCGCCGATCCCGTCTACCGGCGCCGCTTCCTGGTCGAGGCGCGCGCCGCCGGCCACCTGACCCACCCGCACATCGTCACCATCTTCGACGTCGGCGAGACCGACGACGGCCGTTCGTACATCGCGATGGAGCGGCTTTCGGGCGAGACGCTCGCCAGCGCGGTCACCCGCGAAGGCTTTCCGTCGCTGCCGGTGATCATCGACCTGGTGGGTCAGCTCGCCGCGGCGCTCGACTATGCGCATGCGCGCGGCGTGCTGCACCACGACGTCAAGCCCGAGAACATCATGCTGGCCGACGGCTGGAGCTACGCCAAGATCAGCGACTTCGGCATCGCCGAGCGCCGCGGCGTGCTGCGCGATGCCGGCGGGGTATCCGCGGAAGTCGGCGGCACCCCGGCCTACATGGCGCTGGAGCGCCTGCGCGGCGAGCGCACCGACGCGCGCAGCGACCTGTTCTCGCTGGGCGTGGTGCTGTACTGGCTGCTCACCGGCAAGCTGCCGTGGCCGGACATCGGCAACCCGCAGCAACTGGTCAGGAAGCGCCTGCGTTCGCCGCGCCCGCCGATCCGCCCGCGCGACCCGGCCACGCCGTCGATCCTGGTCAGCATCGTGCGCACCCTGCTGGCGCCCGCGGCGGAGTCGCGCTACCAGCGCGGCGCCGAGGTCATCGAGGACCTGCGCCTGGCCGCGCGCGAGTACGAGCGCGAGCGGGAAGACCCGCTGGCGACCCGCATCATTTCCCTGCGCCTGCGCTGGGCCAGCAGCCTGGGCGCGATCCTGAGCCTGGTGCTGGTGCTGGGACTGGCCGCGATCTACGCCAAGCAGAGCGCCGCAGTGACCGGCGTGGCGCTGGATTTCGGCAGCTCGATGGGGCGCATGATCGCCAGCGAGTCGGCCGAGAACCTGCTGCTCGGCGACCAGGCCGCCACCCGCGCGCTGGTCACCGACGTTTCGCGCAACCGGCAGATCCGCTACCTGGCGATCGCCGACCGCGACGGCGGCGTCATCGCCAGCACGCAGCCGCAGGAGGTCGGCCAGCGGCTGTCCGCGCCGGATGGGGAAAAGTACCTGCCGCGATCGGGCGACATCCAGAGCTACCTCAGCCGCACCGCGGGCGGGCGCGAGCAGGGCGGCATGCTGTTGTTCGACGTGCCGATCCATTACCAGGCCAAGACGGTGGGCGACCTGCGCCTGGGCATCAGCAATGCGGCGCTGCGTGCGGCACAGCGCACCACGTTGTGGGTGATCGCCGTGGTGCTGGTGCTGACCCTGGCGGCCGTGGTCGGCGCGGCCTACTGGCTGTTCCGTCGCCCGCTCAACACGCTGGACCTGCTGGGCGACGCGTTGCTGAAGGTGGCGCGCGGCGACTTTCGCCATCGCATCCGGCTGGCCCGCCGCGACGAGCTGGGCCGCCTGTTCGCCGCCTTCAACCTGATGAACGGCGCGCTGCAGGCCCGCCAGCACCGGTCCGGAATGGCCGCGCCGGCTGCCGTCGAGGACGTCACGCGACCGACGCGGATCATGTCGGCGGCCAGCGAAGAGGGCGCCGGCGAGTCCTGA
- a CDS encoding TIGR03016 family PEP-CTERM system-associated outer membrane protein — protein sequence MRALSASVVLSSIALGGWLTGAAAQSADPQAPPVLDSAAGGFADSSENLPPGVIPQPSIDSPGVVMGVTLGELYTDNLMLAPSGKPKQSSWITEVQPFIKSAYSGPRFSGVLNYALTGYLYSGQSRHNQVAQNLDAHGTLTLLPRHLFLDGSALYGRAVINSELPAGSGTFFLDNNRANIARATLSPYWVQDLGSVGTAMLRYSYGRVLYNTRGIAAQNNDSLTGVSDITSNALQLSLVSPQYETWSWNFGYFDQRLESDAGRSSRFSMARLGAAVPVHGNVSLIADVGKENKYLADGTVDRLGASFWDAGVDWSSTLNDFKVLVGHRFYGRSYQLSWTRTAALLTTSASYVERPTDINQQLLGQGLDAIPSIGLPGIPALREQRVYLMKRATASAAYEMPIGMLRVMLYDERRIYFLLNSAKERVANAHVSWLFDIGALTTLTPTYGWQRYRYQDGQTNYSQYAQLELVHQLDPKDFASLRLRRDSRRVRAAASDVRGYRANVIFLQFTHLF from the coding sequence ATGCGTGCGCTGTCGGCGTCGGTCGTCTTGTCGTCGATCGCCCTCGGAGGCTGGCTGACCGGGGCGGCGGCCCAGAGCGCGGATCCGCAGGCGCCGCCCGTGCTGGATTCGGCTGCCGGCGGATTCGCCGACAGTTCCGAGAATCTGCCGCCGGGCGTCATCCCGCAGCCGAGCATCGACTCTCCGGGAGTGGTCATGGGCGTCACGCTCGGTGAGCTGTACACCGACAACCTCATGCTGGCGCCCAGCGGCAAACCGAAACAGAGCAGCTGGATCACCGAGGTCCAGCCGTTCATCAAGTCGGCCTACAGCGGGCCGCGGTTTTCCGGAGTGTTGAACTACGCGCTCACCGGATATCTGTATTCGGGGCAATCGCGCCATAACCAGGTGGCGCAGAACCTCGACGCCCACGGCACGCTCACCCTGCTTCCGCGGCATTTGTTCCTCGACGGCAGTGCGCTGTACGGGCGCGCGGTCATCAACAGCGAATTGCCGGCCGGGTCGGGCACGTTTTTCCTGGACAACAACCGCGCCAATATTGCGCGCGCCACGCTCAGTCCGTACTGGGTCCAGGATCTCGGCAGCGTGGGCACCGCGATGCTGCGTTACAGCTATGGGCGCGTGCTGTACAACACCAGGGGCATTGCCGCGCAAAACAACGATTCGTTGACCGGCGTGTCCGACATCACCAGCAACGCCCTGCAGCTCAGCCTGGTGAGCCCGCAGTACGAAACATGGAGCTGGAACTTCGGCTATTTCGACCAGCGTCTGGAATCCGATGCCGGGCGCAGCTCGCGTTTTTCGATGGCCAGGCTGGGAGCCGCTGTGCCGGTCCATGGCAACGTCAGCTTGATCGCCGACGTCGGCAAGGAAAACAAGTACCTCGCGGATGGCACGGTGGACCGGCTGGGCGCAAGCTTCTGGGACGCCGGCGTCGACTGGTCCAGTACGCTGAATGATTTCAAGGTACTGGTCGGCCACCGGTTCTATGGCCGCAGCTACCAGTTGTCCTGGACGCGTACCGCCGCCTTGCTGACGACGTCCGCAAGTTACGTGGAACGACCCACCGACATCAACCAGCAGTTGCTGGGGCAGGGGTTGGACGCGATCCCGTCGATCGGACTGCCCGGGATTCCCGCACTCAGGGAGCAGCGGGTTTACCTCATGAAGCGCGCCACCGCATCGGCCGCCTACGAGATGCCCATCGGCATGTTGAGGGTGATGCTGTACGACGAGCGGCGCATCTATTTTCTGCTGAACAGCGCCAAGGAAAGAGTGGCGAATGCGCATGTCAGCTGGCTGTTCGATATCGGCGCGTTGACCACCCTGACTCCCACTTATGGCTGGCAGCGTTACCGCTACCAGGACGGGCAAACCAACTACAGCCAGTACGCGCAACTCGAGCTCGTGCATCAACTCGACCCGAAAGACTTCGCCAGCCTGCGGCTGCGCCGCGACTCCCGCCGTGTGCGTGCGGCGGCGTCGGATGTGCGCGGGTACCGCGCCAACGTGATTTTCCTGCAGTTCACCCACCTGTTCTGA
- a CDS encoding XrtA system polysaccharide chain length determinant produces the protein MQKQSIDLRELFQHVLLEARTTWRYRWHALIVAWCVTIVGAMLVFSLPNKYAASAQVYADTEALTNPLLRGVAVQPDVGGRLQIITQTLLSRPNLEAVADKTGLSLRATTPADKDELLENLGAAVTVKGAGPKDLYNLSYADPNPKMAQKVVQAFLQILMNDTLGANTVSTDTAQNFLQQQVKVYSNRLNEAEQKLADFQKANVGYIPNQGGSSYSTRLQAAETQLQNLQDQYDTAVASRATIQQQMRSLASSGPTSSGIDPRTQEIDTQIASYQQRLNQLLLSYTDEYPDVISARRMIAQLQERRKAMQKNAPGTSVMGVVSDNPVYQEMQKSMYSTQVSIQTLATQVALQKRQIADLKGNVDKISDVQATLQRLMRNYDVTKKQYDQLVERLNTAELSQDATQSGNNLKFRVINPPVVPLLPVSPKRGLLLLLVLTLALAIGGAFAYLLHKVNPVFVSLKTLRESGDYPVLGALSLIESPSRRQDQRREVVGFCTGAGLLAVVLALGFAFDGQLTQLVQHFFVVGVA, from the coding sequence ATGCAGAAGCAATCGATCGATTTGCGTGAGTTGTTTCAGCATGTGCTGCTGGAGGCGCGCACCACCTGGCGCTATCGCTGGCATGCGCTGATCGTTGCGTGGTGCGTGACGATCGTGGGCGCGATGCTGGTGTTCAGCCTGCCGAACAAGTATGCGGCCAGTGCCCAGGTGTATGCCGACACCGAGGCGTTGACGAATCCGCTGCTGCGCGGGGTGGCGGTGCAGCCGGATGTGGGTGGGCGGCTCCAGATCATTACCCAGACCCTGCTTTCACGCCCCAATCTCGAGGCCGTGGCGGACAAGACCGGGTTGTCCCTGCGCGCCACCACCCCGGCGGACAAGGACGAGTTGCTGGAGAACCTCGGCGCTGCCGTCACGGTGAAGGGTGCTGGCCCCAAGGACCTCTACAACCTCAGCTATGCCGACCCCAACCCCAAGATGGCGCAGAAGGTGGTCCAGGCGTTCCTGCAGATACTCATGAACGACACGCTGGGCGCGAATACCGTGTCCACCGACACGGCGCAGAATTTCCTGCAGCAGCAGGTCAAGGTTTACAGCAACCGTCTGAACGAGGCGGAGCAGAAACTCGCGGATTTCCAGAAGGCCAATGTCGGCTACATCCCGAACCAGGGCGGCAGCAGCTATTCCACGCGGCTGCAGGCGGCCGAGACCCAGCTGCAGAACCTGCAGGACCAGTACGACACGGCCGTCGCCAGCCGCGCGACCATCCAGCAGCAGATGCGCTCCCTGGCGAGCAGCGGCCCGACTTCGTCGGGAATCGATCCACGCACCCAGGAGATCGACACGCAGATTGCGTCTTACCAGCAACGGCTCAACCAGCTGTTGCTGAGTTATACGGACGAATACCCGGATGTGATTTCCGCCCGGCGCATGATCGCGCAGCTGCAGGAGCGGCGCAAAGCCATGCAGAAGAATGCCCCCGGGACCTCGGTGATGGGCGTGGTCTCGGATAATCCGGTGTACCAGGAAATGCAGAAGTCCATGTATTCCACCCAGGTCAGCATCCAGACGCTGGCCACGCAAGTCGCCTTGCAGAAACGGCAGATTGCCGACCTCAAGGGCAATGTGGACAAGATTTCCGACGTGCAGGCCACCTTGCAGCGGTTGATGCGCAATTACGACGTCACCAAGAAGCAGTACGACCAGCTGGTGGAGCGTCTGAACACGGCCGAGCTGTCCCAGGACGCAACGCAGAGCGGCAACAATCTGAAATTCCGTGTCATCAATCCGCCGGTCGTTCCGCTGCTGCCGGTGAGCCCGAAGCGCGGACTGCTGCTATTGCTGGTGCTCACGCTGGCGCTGGCTATCGGCGGCGCGTTTGCATATCTCCTGCATAAGGTGAATCCGGTGTTCGTGAGCCTCAAGACTTTGCGGGAGTCCGGCGATTATCCCGTGCTCGGTGCGCTCAGCTTGATCGAGTCGCCGTCGCGGCGCCAGGATCAACGCCGCGAAGTGGTCGGGTTTTGCACCGGGGCTGGCCTGCTGGCCGTGGTGTTGGCGCTGGGGTTCGCCTTTGACGGACAGCTTACCCAGCTGGTGCAGCACTTCTTCGTGGTGGGGGTCGCATGA
- a CDS encoding AAA family ATPase — protein MSIVEKAVEKLKTLQPEPPVSPLVDVEEPAHPASTIERLSGRARTVDQSAETTPLWHVDQGALERAGLLPTGDEANDRLADELRRVKRPLMDNAIGKGAKVLAHAERIVVTSALPGEGKTFTAVNLALSLARELDFEVLLVDGDIPKCHITRALGLDGQPGLMDVLVDERRQPAEVIVRTDVPNLLVVPVGKRHPLTAELFSSLRMEQVLEELGGRHLRRLVVFDSSPLLATSESQVLASHMGQVVMVVAASQTGQHAVHSALQSLNGSPYVGLILNMSCLPASENYYYSYYGLYPRGRLAGEA, from the coding sequence ATGAGCATCGTTGAGAAGGCGGTCGAGAAGCTCAAGACCCTGCAGCCTGAGCCGCCGGTTTCGCCACTGGTCGACGTGGAGGAGCCAGCGCATCCGGCGTCGACGATCGAGCGTTTGTCCGGCAGGGCGCGGACGGTGGATCAGTCCGCGGAAACCACGCCGCTCTGGCACGTGGATCAAGGCGCGCTCGAGCGCGCCGGTCTGCTCCCGACGGGTGATGAGGCGAACGATCGGCTTGCCGATGAGCTTCGCCGCGTCAAACGGCCATTGATGGACAATGCCATCGGAAAAGGCGCCAAGGTATTGGCGCACGCAGAGCGCATTGTGGTAACCAGCGCGTTGCCTGGAGAAGGCAAGACCTTTACCGCAGTGAACCTGGCCTTGAGTCTGGCGCGCGAGCTGGATTTCGAGGTGTTGCTGGTGGACGGCGACATACCGAAATGCCATATCACCCGCGCCTTGGGACTCGACGGGCAGCCTGGCCTGATGGACGTGCTGGTGGACGAACGGCGCCAGCCCGCCGAGGTCATCGTGCGGACCGATGTGCCGAATCTGCTGGTGGTGCCGGTAGGGAAACGCCATCCGCTGACGGCCGAGTTGTTCAGCAGCCTGCGCATGGAGCAGGTCCTCGAAGAACTTGGCGGCCGCCATCTGCGCCGCCTGGTGGTGTTCGACTCTTCGCCCTTGCTGGCGACCTCGGAATCGCAGGTGCTGGCTTCCCACATGGGCCAGGTTGTCATGGTGGTCGCCGCGAGTCAGACGGGCCAGCATGCGGTCCATTCGGCGCTGCAAAGTTTGAACGGCTCGCCATATGTCGGCCTGATTCTCAACATGAGCTGCCTGCCGGCAAGCGAGAACTACTACTACAGCTACTATGGCCTGTATCCCCGGGGCCGCCTTGCCGGGGAAGCCTAG
- a CDS encoding XrtA system polysaccharide deacetylase gives MSALPPPRDPVTNAMTVDVEDYFQVAAFEECIRREDWPHWPVRVEGNTRRVLELFERNGVHATFFVLGWVAERFPALVRDISAAGHEIASHGFGHERLTHLSRAEFRDSITRTKRLLEDVTGTAVHGYRAPSYSIGPTTMWAHDELHEAGYRYSSSIVPIHHDLYGMPAAPRFPFFAERSGLLEIPVTTVRLCGRNWPCGGGGYFRLLPYALFRRGLRRVNRRERRAGVFYFHPWEVDPQQPRVPGATLRNRVRHYLNLSRTTPRLERLVRDFRFDRMDRVFLARSHADYPVVALQAVELYAH, from the coding sequence ATGAGCGCCTTGCCGCCACCGCGCGATCCGGTCACCAACGCCATGACGGTGGATGTGGAGGATTATTTCCAGGTGGCAGCCTTCGAGGAGTGCATACGGCGCGAGGACTGGCCGCACTGGCCCGTCCGCGTCGAAGGCAATACCCGGCGCGTGCTGGAGCTTTTCGAGCGGAACGGTGTGCATGCCACCTTCTTCGTGCTGGGCTGGGTGGCGGAGCGCTTCCCTGCGCTGGTGCGCGACATCAGCGCCGCCGGCCATGAGATAGCGAGCCACGGTTTCGGCCACGAGCGTTTGACGCATCTGAGCCGGGCGGAGTTTCGCGACAGCATCACGCGTACAAAACGTCTGCTGGAAGACGTTACCGGCACTGCAGTGCATGGCTATCGGGCACCCAGTTATTCGATCGGACCCACCACGATGTGGGCCCACGACGAATTGCACGAAGCCGGTTACCGCTACAGTTCCAGCATCGTGCCGATTCATCACGATTTGTACGGCATGCCGGCGGCGCCGAGATTTCCGTTTTTCGCGGAGCGTTCCGGCCTGCTCGAGATCCCGGTGACGACGGTGCGCCTGTGCGGGCGCAACTGGCCGTGCGGCGGCGGCGGCTATTTTCGCCTGCTGCCGTATGCGCTGTTCAGGCGCGGCCTGCGACGCGTCAACCGGCGCGAGCGGCGCGCCGGAGTGTTCTATTTCCATCCATGGGAAGTGGATCCGCAGCAGCCACGGGTGCCCGGCGCGACGCTCAGGAATCGGGTGCGCCACTATTTGAACCTGAGCCGCACGACGCCCCGACTCGAGCGGCTCGTGCGCGATTTCCGTTTCGACCGCATGGATCGGGTATTTCTCGCCCGCAGCCACGCCGACTACCCGGTGGTGGCGCTGCAGGCCGTCGAACTCTATGCGCATTGA